Proteins encoded within one genomic window of Sulfurovum sp. XGS-02:
- the pstC gene encoding phosphate ABC transporter permease subunit PstC produces MSGKLFKNFSFFSATLSFFILVGIFAVLFSYAQDALHEFGFDFLYNETWEADEDDEGGIFGGYVPIIGTLLSTLIAMAIATPLAMGIAIFLTEIATEKLVKPVSIAIELLAAIPSIIYGMWGLFYFAPIVQATVGGNGVGLLTAGIVLAIMIIPFMAAITRDAMNTAPSVLKESAYAMGATKFEVIKDVVMPYAKGGIIGSIILALGRALGETMAVAFLIGSVMSIPSRVTDPTTSIPVLLANNFAEAQDLEMSSMYYLALILFVVSFAIISVAKFYFLGRKTV; encoded by the coding sequence ATGAGTGGTAAACTCTTTAAGAATTTCTCATTTTTCTCTGCAACACTCTCCTTTTTTATCTTGGTAGGGATCTTTGCGGTACTTTTTTCTTATGCACAAGATGCATTGCATGAATTTGGCTTTGATTTCTTGTACAATGAAACGTGGGAAGCAGATGAAGATGATGAAGGCGGTATCTTTGGCGGGTATGTCCCTATCATAGGTACCTTGCTCAGCACACTGATTGCTATGGCTATTGCAACACCTCTTGCAATGGGAATTGCCATCTTTCTCACAGAGATCGCTACTGAAAAATTGGTAAAGCCTGTTTCGATAGCCATCGAATTGCTGGCAGCCATTCCAAGCATCATTTATGGGATGTGGGGACTTTTTTACTTTGCCCCTATCGTACAGGCAACAGTAGGAGGAAACGGTGTAGGGTTATTAACCGCAGGCATCGTATTGGCGATCATGATCATTCCTTTTATGGCAGCGATCACCAGAGATGCGATGAATACTGCACCTTCAGTGCTCAAAGAATCAGCCTATGCGATGGGAGCAACAAAGTTTGAAGTGATCAAAGATGTGGTCATGCCTTATGCTAAGGGAGGGATCATCGGTTCTATTATTCTAGCACTTGGACGTGCATTGGGTGAGACGATGGCAGTGGCATTCCTTATCGGTTCAGTGATGAGCATTCCAAGCAGGGTGACGGATCCTACGACCTCCATCCCTGTGTTACTCGCAAATAACTTTGCAGAGGCACAAGATCTTGAGATGAGTAGTATGTATTACCTTGCGCTTATTTTATTTGTAGTTAGTTTTGCCATTATCTCTGTGGCCAAGTTCTATTTTTTAGGAAGAAAAACAGTATGA
- the pstS gene encoding phosphate ABC transporter substrate-binding protein PstS, with product MTLKKILTAAVAASVALSAVNADELKGRGASFPGPIYKAWTAEYYAATKNQVNYTPTGSGDGVKSITKRMVDFAGSDKPLKPKALKKDKLYMFPTVVGSVVLAYNIDGIKDGELKLSRAAIAGIFGGSITHWDDEAIMAQNAGLKLPHEPITVAVRADKSGTTFNFTYFLNKLDDKIKVSKKPTWKAPKVVAGKSNSGVSANIQQIKNSIGYIEYSYKEKLGLAAAQIENKEGQYINPTLQSFQDAAKYASWTADNDFYAVIGDPAGATSYPIVAATFILLPEEKMETNKQVTAFIDWAYTNGDKAATDLGYVPLPTSTKDEIRRYWEAKKIK from the coding sequence ATGACATTGAAAAAAATTCTTACGGCAGCAGTGGCAGCTTCAGTGGCACTCTCAGCAGTCAATGCTGATGAACTTAAAGGTAGAGGGGCATCATTCCCTGGACCAATATATAAAGCTTGGACAGCAGAGTATTATGCTGCAACAAAAAATCAAGTGAATTATACACCAACAGGTTCTGGTGACGGTGTCAAATCCATTACTAAAAGAATGGTTGATTTTGCTGGTTCAGATAAACCGCTTAAGCCAAAAGCGCTTAAAAAAGATAAACTTTATATGTTCCCTACAGTCGTGGGTTCAGTGGTTCTAGCGTATAACATCGATGGTATAAAAGATGGAGAACTTAAACTAAGCCGTGCAGCGATCGCAGGTATCTTTGGCGGAAGCATTACGCATTGGGATGATGAAGCGATCATGGCACAAAATGCCGGTTTAAAATTGCCTCATGAGCCTATCACAGTAGCAGTAAGAGCAGACAAGTCAGGTACAACCTTTAACTTTACATACTTCTTGAACAAATTGGATGACAAGATCAAAGTAAGTAAAAAACCTACATGGAAAGCACCAAAAGTGGTTGCAGGTAAATCAAACTCAGGTGTATCAGCAAACATCCAGCAGATCAAAAACTCTATCGGGTATATTGAGTACTCATATAAAGAAAAACTAGGATTGGCAGCAGCACAGATCGAAAACAAAGAAGGTCAATATATCAATCCAACGCTACAATCTTTCCAAGATGCAGCCAAATATGCAAGCTGGACAGCTGACAATGATTTTTATGCAGTGATCGGTGACCCGGCAGGTGCCACTTCGTATCCTATCGTTGCAGCTACATTTATCTTGCTTCCGGAAGAAAAAATGGAAACAAATAAACAAGTGACAGCATTTATCGACTGGGCATATACGAATGGTGATAAAGCAGCAACAGATCTTGGTTATGTTCCACTTCCAACATCAACGAAAGATGAGATTAGAAGATATTGGGAAGCTAAAAAAATTAAATAA
- a CDS encoding lysophospholipid acyltransferase family protein: MQISVENYMVHHYPEIETFPTIAKKLLFSGMKKLFHENEINTFIAMNAHKDTFSYVEAIIDYFDISIGLKTNELTRIPAYGRTVIIANHPLGALDAMALLHLLKNVRKDIKIVANSFLSQFDNLKDIIIPVDNINGKMDKETVKNIYDALQAEQAVIIFPSGEVSRAKPNGIKDTPWKSGFLKIASKMQAPILPIYIKAKNSKNFYLLSMLNRSLATATLPHEMFKAKGKNIEFTIGKTIPFDAYNVPNISQKETVKLLRKHFYKVSKNHKPIFATYNEISVPEARSELKAELKNGIPLGKTMDGKSIIIYESERENCVIKEIGRLREISFRHVGEGSGKKRDIDGYDFYYKHLIIWDDEALEIAGAYRLGICREIINDFDMDGLYTSTLFKFDQKFEPYLEKGVELGRSFVQPKYWNSRALDYLWQGIGAYIKSRPDIQYLFGAVSLSDTFNQKARGMMIYFYQKYFASKETLVQHKVPYTPSKWVEEHCESVFTGVDYRADMRTLKEELGFMGYTVPTLFKQYSELCEEGGVQFLDFGYDKDFNHCIDGFIITDLKLLKETKRKRYFSN, encoded by the coding sequence ATGCAAATCAGTGTAGAAAATTATATGGTGCACCATTATCCCGAAATTGAGACTTTCCCAACTATAGCAAAAAAACTATTGTTTAGCGGTATGAAAAAGCTGTTTCACGAAAATGAGATCAATACCTTTATAGCGATGAATGCCCACAAGGATACTTTTTCTTATGTAGAAGCTATCATTGATTATTTTGACATCTCTATCGGGTTGAAGACCAATGAACTTACGCGTATCCCTGCCTATGGACGTACTGTTATCATAGCCAACCATCCATTGGGTGCACTGGATGCTATGGCATTGCTGCATCTACTTAAAAATGTACGCAAAGATATCAAGATCGTGGCAAACTCTTTTTTGTCGCAGTTTGATAACCTCAAAGATATTATCATCCCCGTAGACAATATCAATGGGAAAATGGATAAAGAGACCGTTAAAAATATATATGATGCATTGCAAGCAGAACAGGCGGTGATCATATTCCCTTCGGGCGAAGTAAGCCGAGCAAAGCCCAATGGGATCAAAGATACACCATGGAAAAGCGGATTCTTAAAGATTGCGTCCAAGATGCAGGCACCTATTCTTCCTATTTACATTAAAGCGAAAAATTCTAAAAATTTTTATCTGCTTTCCATGCTGAACCGCTCTTTGGCAACGGCAACACTTCCGCATGAGATGTTCAAAGCAAAAGGGAAAAATATCGAATTTACTATAGGGAAAACGATCCCTTTTGATGCCTATAACGTACCAAATATTTCACAAAAAGAGACAGTGAAGCTTCTAAGAAAACATTTCTATAAAGTATCAAAAAATCATAAACCGATATTTGCAACCTATAATGAGATATCTGTGCCTGAAGCACGAAGTGAACTGAAAGCAGAACTTAAAAATGGTATACCATTGGGGAAAACAATGGATGGAAAAAGTATTATCATCTATGAATCCGAAAGAGAAAATTGTGTCATTAAAGAGATAGGAAGATTACGTGAGATCAGTTTTCGTCATGTAGGGGAAGGGAGTGGTAAAAAACGTGACATAGACGGTTATGATTTTTACTATAAACATTTGATCATATGGGATGATGAAGCACTCGAGATAGCAGGTGCATATCGTCTGGGGATATGTAGAGAGATCATCAATGATTTTGACATGGATGGACTTTATACAAGTACACTATTTAAATTTGATCAGAAGTTTGAACCTTATTTAGAAAAAGGGGTGGAACTTGGAAGAAGTTTTGTACAGCCAAAATACTGGAACTCCAGAGCATTAGACTATCTTTGGCAGGGTATAGGGGCGTATATAAAAAGTCGTCCTGACATACAGTATCTTTTTGGTGCGGTGAGTCTAAGTGATACATTTAACCAAAAGGCACGAGGGATGATGATCTACTTTTATCAAAAATATTTTGCTTCAAAAGAGACATTAGTACAACATAAAGTACCGTATACCCCATCAAAATGGGTAGAGGAGCATTGTGAGAGTGTGTTTACTGGTGTGGATTATAGAGCTGATATGAGAACGCTTAAAGAAGAGTTAGGATTTATGGGATATACAGTACCTACACTTTTCAAACAGTACTCTGAACTTTGTGAAGAGGGTGGCGTACAGTTCTTGGATTTTGGATACGACAAAGATTTTAACCACTGTATAGATGGTTTTATCATCACAGATCTAAAGTTGCTAAAAGAGACAAAAAGAAAACGCTACTTTTCCAACTGA
- a CDS encoding response regulator transcription factor, whose translation MVKAIDPTATILSIEDNEDLLELETFHLLKEGYKVIGATSTKGVESILEQENIDLMLVDRTLPRIEGSEFVSYLRDKGVTTPVMFVSAKDRDEEIEEGFLRGGDDYLRKPFNIKELLYRVKAILRRTNAIEHERLTARDIIMDFNTRKTYIESKEVELTKLEFELLSLFIKNKNKALGREYLIQNIWNENEDIQKRTVNVTINRLKKKIDPHEDKEYIVPVRGIGYKFQ comes from the coding sequence ATGGTAAAAGCAATCGACCCTACGGCAACAATTTTAAGTATTGAAGACAATGAAGACTTACTCGAATTAGAAACGTTTCATCTTCTCAAAGAGGGGTATAAGGTCATCGGGGCTACTTCTACAAAAGGCGTAGAGTCTATACTGGAACAAGAGAACATAGATCTGATGCTTGTAGACCGTACACTTCCTAGGATTGAAGGAAGTGAATTTGTGAGTTATCTTCGAGATAAGGGTGTTACAACACCTGTTATGTTCGTATCTGCAAAGGACAGGGATGAGGAGATAGAAGAGGGGTTTTTACGCGGAGGAGATGATTATTTAAGAAAACCCTTTAATATAAAAGAACTGCTCTACCGTGTCAAAGCGATCCTTAGACGTACCAATGCGATAGAACATGAGAGATTAACAGCCAGAGATATTATCATGGACTTTAATACACGTAAAACATATATAGAAAGTAAGGAAGTAGAACTGACTAAGTTGGAGTTTGAACTCCTTAGTCTGTTCATCAAAAATAAAAATAAAGCCCTTGGAAGAGAATATCTCATTCAGAATATATGGAATGAGAATGAAGATATCCAAAAACGTACCGTCAATGTGACGATCAACCGTTTGAAGAAAAAGATCGATCCTCATGAAGATAAAGAGTATATTGTTCCCGTAAGAGGGATAGGATATAAGTTTCAATAA
- a CDS encoding phosphate-starvation-inducible PsiE family protein, translating into MHFTKKNYELLLASIIFLLIIALHYPFYKAIILMLEFIVIIEVVKMISEFITKKRLRMRYVIDVFIIFLTRDVIILTTNPNKDHQEILFLLFVIFVFFLFRILAVQFSPALSKKKKAQTKF; encoded by the coding sequence ATGCATTTTACAAAAAAGAATTACGAATTACTCCTTGCTTCTATAATATTTTTACTGATCATAGCTTTACACTATCCGTTTTACAAAGCGATCATTCTGATGCTGGAGTTTATTGTGATCATAGAAGTGGTCAAAATGATTTCCGAGTTCATAACAAAGAAAAGATTACGAATGAGGTATGTGATCGATGTGTTTATTATCTTTTTGACACGGGATGTGATTATATTGACAACCAACCCAAACAAAGACCACCAAGAGATACTCTTTTTACTTTTTGTGATCTTTGTCTTTTTTCTCTTTAGAATTTTAGCCGTACAGTTTTCACCTGCACTCTCAAAAAAGAAAAAAGCACAGACAAAATTTTAG
- a CDS encoding response regulator transcription factor, whose protein sequence is MQNTDIEIIVIEDEADILELLEYHLEKEGYAVTGFLSTENVEQFLEEENPSLMIVDRNLPGVEGSEFVSKIRDLGYDIPVLFLTARDKESDLEEGFHSGGDDYMTKPFSSKELLLRIAALLKRSGATSGDKVKYRDLILDLQKRELFIEDKRIELTNLEFKLLHTFVKNPHQPLDRDFLRDEVWGDDSANFHDKTINVAMNRLKKKIDPEGVKEYFAPVWGVGYKLL, encoded by the coding sequence ATGCAAAATACAGATATAGAAATCATCGTCATTGAAGATGAAGCAGATATTTTAGAACTTCTAGAGTATCATCTTGAAAAAGAAGGGTACGCTGTTACGGGGTTCCTCTCTACGGAAAACGTAGAACAGTTCTTAGAGGAGGAAAATCCTTCTCTTATGATCGTCGATCGAAACCTTCCTGGTGTAGAAGGCAGTGAATTTGTCTCTAAAATACGGGACCTGGGATATGATATCCCCGTACTGTTCCTGACTGCAAGAGACAAAGAGAGTGACTTGGAAGAAGGGTTCCACTCTGGAGGCGATGACTATATGACCAAGCCCTTCAGCAGTAAAGAGCTTCTTTTAAGAATAGCCGCACTATTGAAGCGTAGTGGTGCTACATCTGGGGATAAAGTGAAATACAGAGACCTCATATTGGATCTGCAGAAACGTGAACTTTTCATAGAAGATAAGCGCATAGAGTTGACCAACTTGGAATTTAAACTGCTCCATACTTTTGTCAAGAATCCACATCAGCCATTGGATAGAGATTTTTTACGTGATGAAGTTTGGGGTGATGACAGTGCAAACTTTCATGATAAAACCATCAATGTAGCGATGAACAGACTCAAAAAGAAGATCGACCCTGAAGGAGTGAAAGAGTATTTTGCTCCAGTGTGGGGTGTCGGATATAAATTACTCTAA
- a CDS encoding inorganic phosphate transporter, whose protein sequence is MNNTLKMMLGAGFAVAVAFYANSVMGQVTHGGFLVLAAVFGAYMAMNIGANDVANNVGPAVGAGALTIGGAVLIASIFEAGGALIAGGDVVGTIKKGIISPDAFGNDPMLFVYGMSAALLAAALWLNLATWLKAPVSTTHSIVGGVLGGGIAAGGFAIVSWGTMGKIAASWVISPVLGGVIAATFLYVIKSQVVYKTDRLTAAKKVVPVLVAIMSAAFITYLTLKGFKHIWGTITDMFSFLPQTKKPPFSVALILGVIGGVITFLIVKPRVAKKVVGLDNTREAVNMLFTIPLIFAAALLSFAHGANDVANAVGPLAAVNDALTTLAVSKKAAIPLWVMVVGGVGISVGLALFGPRLIRTVGSEITELDQMRAFSIMMAAAITVVIASQLGLPVSSTHIAVGAVFGVGFLREWLDSKDMSVKQEKLHAEVEKHNALKAELAELKAAGDYKRQVELIEAAKVQKKKVKSLKRSLRENYVKRGMVKKIVAAWVITVPAAAVLSAIIFFILKGVAS, encoded by the coding sequence ATGAACAATACATTAAAGATGATGCTGGGTGCGGGCTTTGCTGTAGCCGTAGCATTTTATGCAAACAGCGTTATGGGACAGGTAACACACGGAGGCTTTTTAGTACTGGCAGCTGTATTTGGTGCCTATATGGCGATGAACATCGGTGCAAATGATGTTGCCAATAACGTAGGACCTGCAGTGGGTGCTGGTGCATTGACCATAGGTGGTGCTGTCCTTATCGCATCTATTTTTGAAGCGGGTGGTGCACTTATCGCAGGTGGTGATGTAGTGGGAACCATTAAAAAAGGGATCATCTCTCCAGATGCCTTTGGAAATGACCCTATGCTTTTTGTCTATGGTATGTCCGCGGCACTGCTTGCTGCAGCGCTATGGTTGAATCTTGCAACATGGCTTAAGGCACCGGTATCGACGACACACTCTATTGTAGGTGGTGTGCTTGGAGGTGGTATAGCAGCAGGTGGTTTTGCTATTGTTTCTTGGGGAACGATGGGTAAGATCGCTGCCTCATGGGTAATCTCGCCTGTCCTTGGTGGAGTGATCGCTGCGACATTCCTTTATGTTATAAAATCTCAGGTAGTATATAAAACAGATAGGTTAACTGCAGCTAAAAAGGTAGTACCTGTACTTGTTGCTATCATGTCAGCAGCATTTATCACGTATTTGACGCTTAAAGGTTTTAAACATATCTGGGGGACAATTACCGATATGTTCAGTTTCTTGCCTCAAACGAAGAAACCACCTTTTTCTGTGGCCTTGATCTTAGGTGTGATTGGAGGGGTGATCACATTCTTGATTGTGAAGCCTAGAGTAGCAAAAAAAGTGGTGGGTCTGGATAATACTAGAGAAGCGGTCAATATGCTTTTTACCATTCCTCTTATTTTTGCAGCGGCACTTTTGAGTTTTGCACATGGCGCAAATGACGTTGCCAATGCTGTAGGTCCTTTGGCAGCGGTCAATGATGCGCTGACTACACTTGCTGTTTCTAAAAAAGCAGCAATCCCTTTATGGGTCATGGTTGTTGGCGGTGTGGGTATCTCTGTAGGTCTTGCACTCTTTGGACCAAGACTCATCAGAACGGTAGGGTCTGAGATCACTGAACTCGATCAGATGAGAGCCTTTTCTATTATGATGGCTGCAGCGATCACAGTGGTTATCGCTTCTCAGCTTGGCCTACCGGTTTCTTCAACGCATATTGCAGTAGGTGCAGTATTTGGTGTAGGTTTTCTTAGAGAGTGGCTTGACAGTAAAGATATGAGTGTCAAGCAGGAGAAACTTCATGCAGAAGTAGAAAAACACAATGCGCTGAAAGCAGAACTGGCAGAACTGAAAGCAGCGGGGGATTATAAAAGACAGGTTGAATTGATTGAAGCGGCTAAGGTGCAAAAGAAAAAAGTAAAAAGCTTGAAGCGTTCATTGCGTGAGAATTACGTAAAGCGTGGTATGGTGAAAAAGATCGTGGCGGCATGGGTGATTACCGTACCGGCGGCAGCAGTACTTTCTGCTATCATTTTCTTCATACTTAAAGGTGTTGCGAGCTAA
- a CDS encoding putative porin: protein MKKIVLSMAALATVAMAEADISHPIERIEEVKDATGTTEKSFMDRVHFKGDLRLRYESKETDYYDGSEKNAYLGRYRLRLGAHIDITDHLQFEVGMRSGKGNPTSGNQTFVEANKDTEALSDYFFQSLRFNALALDYTTGNSIWKIGRSPYMMYRPIKSQLVWDNDLSLDGVNYQYQDDTKIITAGINQPSYAENVTAEDDVNLFIAQYVHKTKLESAKLNLGAGIYYYDGIKGNTALYGKDMGNTFVGDVYANDYHIVEGFGELKFKDVLGKPFAIAAGVAYNTAADDNNFGYDLAFQLGKAKNVGDWQLKYSYTDIQEDAVFGPHSDSDNFGGGTAAKGHAIRTKYKFGKNTYLAATYFINTLYGSKVSDPADADYERVQLDAIITF from the coding sequence ATGAAAAAAATTGTACTATCTATGGCCGCACTAGCGACAGTAGCAATGGCTGAAGCGGACATTAGTCATCCAATTGAACGCATAGAAGAAGTGAAAGACGCAACTGGAACAACTGAAAAAAGCTTTATGGATAGAGTTCACTTTAAGGGTGATTTGAGATTAAGATATGAGAGTAAAGAGACTGACTATTATGACGGTAGTGAAAAAAATGCTTATCTTGGTCGATATCGTTTAAGACTAGGAGCACATATTGATATTACAGATCACCTTCAATTTGAAGTGGGTATGAGAAGTGGTAAAGGTAACCCAACTTCAGGTAACCAAACTTTTGTTGAGGCGAATAAGGATACTGAAGCCCTGTCAGACTACTTTTTCCAGTCACTTAGATTCAATGCTTTAGCGCTTGATTACACAACTGGTAACTCTATTTGGAAAATAGGTAGATCACCATACATGATGTACAGACCTATCAAATCACAACTTGTTTGGGATAACGACCTTTCACTAGACGGTGTTAACTATCAGTACCAAGACGATACAAAGATCATCACTGCAGGTATTAACCAACCAAGTTATGCGGAAAATGTTACCGCTGAGGATGATGTGAACCTCTTTATCGCACAATATGTACATAAAACAAAGCTAGAGAGTGCAAAGCTTAATCTAGGTGCAGGTATCTACTATTATGATGGTATCAAAGGGAATACAGCTCTTTATGGTAAAGATATGGGTAACACTTTCGTAGGTGACGTGTATGCAAATGACTATCATATCGTAGAAGGATTTGGAGAACTCAAGTTTAAAGATGTACTGGGCAAACCATTTGCAATCGCTGCTGGTGTAGCATATAACACGGCTGCAGATGACAATAACTTTGGATACGATTTGGCATTTCAACTTGGTAAAGCAAAAAATGTTGGTGACTGGCAACTAAAATACTCGTATACTGATATCCAGGAAGATGCAGTGTTTGGTCCACACTCTGACTCAGATAACTTCGGTGGTGGTACGGCTGCTAAAGGTCATGCGATTAGAACAAAATACAAATTTGGCAAAAACACATATCTTGCCGCTACTTACTTCATCAATACACTCTATGGAAGCAAAGTTAGCGATCCTGCAGATGCAGATTACGAGCGTGTACAGTTAGACGCAATTATTACATTTTAG